Genomic segment of Streptomyces sp. NBC_01210:
CATCCCATGGCGGTGTGCCCGAGTGGCCAATGGGAACGGACTGTAAATCCGTCGGCTCTGCCTACCCAGGTTCGAATCCTGGCGCCGCCACGTGATGACGATGGCCCCCGATCTGCGGAAACGCGGACCGGGGGCCATCGGCGTATACAGGATCGAGCCCGAAGCAGCGGCCCGGCGTACACAGGTCAGCGGCTCACCCCGGCGTACGCCGGTCAGCCGCTCACCCCGGCGCACCTCCCCGTGGACGGCAGGCTGCTCGGCGACCACGCCCCCTCAGTCCGCCAGCCGGAACGCGAGCTCGATCTCCCATTTGGACATGTCCGGCTCCACCCGCGGGTCCGTCAGATACGACTCGATACGGCAGGCCCAGCGCTCAACACCGTCCACCACCGTCATGTCCCACTCCAGGCCCTCCCGCGCCGCCCACTCCCGCAGCTCCGTGATGGTCGCGAACAGCCGGTCGGGATGGCCGGTATGGGTGACCGTCACATAGCGGCCCGCGGGCAGTACCGCGATGCCGATGTCGCCCTCCGGCTCCGGCGCGGAGACGACGGGCATCCCCGCTTCGACCTCCGACTCCCCGTCCATGTCGATGGCGTTGAAGCGGAAGAACGGGGCCCCGTCGAACTCCGCCCCGCGGCTGGTCAGCCAGCCGATCAGTTCCGGCAGTCGGTCCGCGATCACGGCGAAGGCGTCCATTCGTACGGCCCCGCGGACGAAGGCGTACAGCTGCTCCCCGCGCTCCACGACCGTCGGCTGGATCTCAGACATCTGTTTCCTCATGGCAACAAGGACGGTGCGGCGAAAGGGAATTCATCGGAACAGCACCCCGCCGATCAGTTTCCGGCGACGTCTTTGACCGCGACGGTCACCGGCACCGAGCCGCTGATCAGTTCCAGCGTCAGCCCTGCCGTTGCCGGCGACTCCACGAGCTCCGCCAACACGGCCGCCACATCGTCACGCGGCACTGTTCCAGGGCCCGTCGAGGCTTTCAGCTGTACGAGACCGGTGCCCGCGTCGTTCGTCAGCATGCCAGGCCGCAGAATCGTCCACTCGAGTCCGGACTTGGACCGTACGTAGTCGTCCGCGGCGCCCTTCGCCCGCAGATAGACGTCGAACTCCGAGTCGCCCGGGTGCTGGGCGTCGGCGCCCATCGACGACACCACGATGAACCGCCGTACGCCTGCTCGTTCCGCCGCGTCCGCGAAGAGCACCGCGGCGCTGCGGTCCACCGTTTCCTTGCGTGCGGTGCCGCTGCCCGGGCCCGCGCCCGCCGCGAACACCGCCGCTTCGGCGCCCTGCAGCACCGCCGCGACCTCCTCGACCGAGGCCGACTCCAGGTCCAGGAGGACCGGTTCGGCCCCCGCTTCCCGCAGGTCGGCGCCTTGTTCCGGCTTGCGGATGATGCCCGCGACCTCGTGTCCGCGCGCCGAGAGCAGGCGCTCAAGGCGGAGCGCGATCTGACCATGTCCTCCAGCGATGACAATGCGCATGACTACGACGGTACGTCCGAAGCGCGCCGCTCGCTCAGGGACCGGTGTCCGGTCGCGGCTCAGGGACCGGTGTCCGGCCGCCCCTGCCGCGGCAGTTCGAGCGCGACGGCGACCGCCGAGTCGCAGTACTCACGCACCGCGCTGGTACGGGCCACCACCCGCCCGCGGTGAATGACGATCCGGCTGTACGCCAGCGACAGCACGCCCGAGATCCGCTCGCCGCGCACCGCCAGCAGCTCCGCCGGGAAACCGGCCTCCACCCGCACCTCGGGCAGCCCCATCGCCTCCCGGGCGGCCCCGGCCACGGCCCGGTAAGCGTCCTTGGACCGCATCCGGCCCTGCGAGGCCAGCAGATACGCCGCCTCCAGCGGATCCCCGCGGCCCACCGGGTTCGACACGTCCCGCAGCGCCCCGCTGCCCGCCGCGACCCGCACTCCCGCCGCGCGCAGCAGCCGCACCGGTGCGTTGCCCCGGTGTTCCACGGCCCCGCAGCCGCCCTGCGGCACACAGACCACCGTGACGCCGGCCGCCGCGAGCTGGTCGGCGGCCCTGGATGCCGACTCGCGCGGCTGTCGAGCGAGCCCCGCGCACGGCCCGATCACCACTCCCGACCGCAGCCCGCCCGCCATTGCCGCCAGCCGTGCGAGCCGCGCCGGATCGTCGCCGTGGGTGTGCAGGTCGACGGGGCAGCCGTGCTCGGCGGCGACCTCCAGCACCGCCTCCGCGTACCCGGTCGGATCGGGGTCGGCGTCCGGACAGCCGCCCACCACCCCGGCGCCCATCTTCATCGCGTCGCGCAGCATCGCCAGACCGTCAGCCCCGGCGACGCCCGTGAGCAGCCGGGGCACCGCGACGGCCGTCAGATCCGCCAGCCCGCGCAGTGAGCGCCGAGCCTGGAGTACTGCCTCCAGCGGGCCGAGACCCTGCACATCTCCGATCCGTACGTGCGAGCGCAGCGCCGTCGCACCGTGCCCGAGCTGCAGCAGCGCGGCCTCGGTGGCTCGCCGCTGGACATCTTCGGTCTCGTACGAGACGGGGCCGGGGGAGTCGGCGGTGAGCGCGGTGTCGCCATGGGCGTGCGGCTCGGCCGGGGCGGGCAGCAGCAGATAGCCGCGCAGGTCCACGCGGGCGGAGCGCGGGGTGAGGCTGCCCGCGGTGCCGACCGCCTCGATGCGTCCGCCACTGAGCCGTACGTCGACGGTGCGGCCGTCCGTGAGCCGGGCGCTGCACAGGAGCAGCGCAGTGGTGTCCGCGGTGGCGCCGTCGGGGGGCTGCGGCTGGCTGTCGGGCATCGCGCTCCTGCGTGGGGCGGTGGGGCTCGGGCGGCGCGACGAAGGGCAGGATCACGCAGCGTGAGTCGAGCCTAGGGGCGCTCGGAGCGCGCTTCGGGGAGGAGCGCAATAGTCGTACCGGTGTGGCCACGAGTGGCGTACGAGACGGGCGGTGCGGAACCCGGGCTGAGGACCGGGCAGCGGGCCACGAAACGGATTTGGGCGATCGGCGACCGACCGTGTAATGTCTTCATCGCTCGCCCCAATAGCTCAGTCGGTAGAGCGTCTCCATGGTAAGGAGAAGGTCTACGGTTCGATTCCGTATTGGGGCTCTGATGTCGGAGATCCTCACCTTCGGGTGAGGGGATCCGGTATCGAAGCGGTGTAGCTCAGTCGGTAGAGCAAGCGGCTCATAATCGCTGTGTCACCGGTTCAAGTCCGGTCACCGCTACATACAGTAGCCGATTGTGGGGTCGGTCCTCCGATCGGCTACTCTTTTATGCGTTCATCCGTCCATCCGTCCAAGGAGCACTCACGTGGCTGCCACCGACGTCCGCCCGAAGATCACGCTGGCCTGCGTGGAGTGCAAGGAGCGGAACTACATCACCAAGAAGAACCGGCGTAACAACCCGGACCGTCTTGAGATGAAGAAGCACTGCCCGCGCTGCAACTCGCACACGGCGCACCGCGAAACCCGCTGAATCAGGCTCGTACACGAGGCCGCCCCCACTGGGGGCGGCCTCGTGTCGTTTGTAGTGGCCAAATCCCGGCAGGGCCAATCCAATCCGGCCCAGCAGGGTCAATCCATCAGGAGGGAGCCAGTCCATGGCGCTCGACCAGTCCTTCGTGGGGCGGACCTATCCGCCCACCTCGCCTTACGAGGTCGGCCGGGAAAAGATCCGGGAGTTTGCCGAGGCGGTGGGTGACGCCAATCCCGCGTACACCGACCAGGAAGCCGCCAAGGCGCTCGGCCACGCCGATGTGATCGCTCCGCCGACTTTCGCCTTCGCGATCACTTTCAAGGCTGCGGAACAGGTCATTCAGGATCCGCTGTTGGGACTGGACTACGACCGTGTGGTGCACGGCGACCAGAAGTTCGCGTACACGCGGCCGGTGCGGGCGGGGGACCGGCTGACGGTCACCTCGACCATTGAGGCCATCAAGTCCCTTGCCGGCAACGACATCGTGGATATCCGCGGTGAGGTGTGCGACGAGTCGGGTGAGCACGTCGTGACCGCGTGGACGAAGCTGGTGGCGCGCGCCGCCGAGGAGGCGTGATGACGGCGAAGATCTCTTACGCGGACGTCGAGGTCGGCACCGAGCTGCCGGCCCAGAACTTTCCCGTGACGCGCGCCACGCTGGTGCAGTACGCGGGCGCCTCCGGGGACTTCAACCCGATCCACTGGAACGAGAAGTTCGCCACCGAGGTCGGGCTTCCGGATGTGATCGCGCACGGCATGTTCACCATGGCCGAGGCGGTCCGGGTGGTGACGGACTGGGTCGGCGACCCGGGCGCCGTCGTCGAGTACGGCGTTCGCTTCACCAGGCCCGTCATCGTTCCGAACGACGAGCAGGGCGCGCTGATCGAGGTCACCGGCAAGGTCGCGGCGAAGCTGGACGACAACCGGGTGCGCGTCGACCTGACGGCGATGAGCGCCGGGCAGAAGGTGCTGGGGATGTCCCGGGCCGTGGTCCGGCTCGCCTGAGGTACGAAGACCGGTAGGAGAGATGTGTAAGGGGTACTCGCTACGGCGGGTGCCCCTTACTTCGTCTTCGTCCGGTGCCCCGCACCGCCTCGCCCCGCGACCCTTCTTGACTTAGTTAGTGATTGGACACTAACTTACTCGCATGGCCAGGATGAGCGCAGACGAGCGACGCGAGAGCGTCATCCGCGCCGCGATCACCGAATTCGCGCGCGGCGGCTACAACGGCACCTCCACCGAGGCGATCGCCAAGCGGGTCGGCGTATCGCAGCCGTACCTCTTCCGTCTCTTCAAGAACAAGCGGGAGCTGTTCCTCGCAGCGGCGCTCCGCTGTCTGGAGGAGACCCCGAAGGCGTTCGCCGACGCCCTGGAGCGGCGTCCCGACAGCCCACCGCTGGAGGCGATGGCGGCGGCGTACATGGAGCTCATCGGTGACGGCGACAAGCTGCTGATGCAGATGCAGACGTATGTCGCCGTGGCCTCCGCCGAGGCGGCGGGGGACCACGAGTTCGGTGAGCGGATCAGAGCCGCCTGGGCCGAGATCTGGGACCAGGGGCAGGCCGCCTTCGCCGGGGACGTGAACGAGACGACCGACTTCCTCGGTTGCGGCATGCTCATCAATGTCCTGGTGGCGCTGGGCTTCCCGGAGGATCACCGGGTGTGGGCCGGACTCGACATGTCCGACATCAGGGCTTCGCGCTAGTTGCAGGATCCCGCTTCCTCGGGGGTGGGGAGAGTTCTGCCCGTGAAAGTTAGTCATCAATAACTAACCCTCTGGGGGAGCAGTGAACCAGCAGACAGCCCGCCGCGGCAGTGCCGCCTGGGCCCTCGTCATCACCAGCGTCGCCAGCTTCATGGCGGCCCTCGACAACCTTGTCGTCACCACCGCACTCCCCTCCATCCGCAAGGATCTCGGCGGTGCGCTGGAGGACCTCGAATGGACGGTGAGCGCGTACACCCTCACCTTCGCCGTACTGCTGATGTTCGGGGCGGCCCTCGGTGACCGCTTCGGCCGCCGGAAGCTCTTCATCGTCGGCCTCACGATCTTCACCGGTGCCTCCGCCGCGGCCGCGCTCGCACCCGGGATCGATGCCCTCATCGCCGCCCGCGCCGTCCAGGGCGTCGGCGCCGCGGTCATGATGCCGCTCACCCTGACCCTGCTCACGGCGGCCGTGCCTGTCGCACGCCGCGGCGCGGCCCTCGGCATCTTCGGAGCCGTCACCGGCCTCGCCGTGGCCAGCGGCCCTCTCATCGGCGGCAGTCTCACCGAACACATCTCGTGGCAGTGGATCTTCTGGCTGAACGTCCCGATAGGCGTGGCCCTGCTGCCGCTCGCCCGGATGCGTCTCGACGAGTCGTACGCCCCGAACGCCCGGCTCGACGTCCCCGGCACCCTCCTCGTCAGCGGCGGCCTCTTCGGCATCGTCTACGCGCTGGTCAACGGCAACGCCGACGGCTGGACCAGTACCCCGATCCTCGCCGGTCTGATCGTGGGCACCGCGCTCCTCGCCGGCTTCGTCCACCACGGCTTCAACAACAAGAACCCCATGCTCCCCATGCGGCTCTTCCGCAGCCGCGCCTTCTTCGGGATCAATATCGCGAGCCTGCTGATGTTCCTGGGGATGTTCGGCTCGATCTTCCTGCTCAGCCAGTTCCTGCAGGGCGTCGCCGGCTATTCGCCCACCGAGGCGGGCCTGCGGATGCTGCCCTGGACCGGTATGCCGCTGATCGTCGCGCCCATCGCCGGATACCTCTCCGACAAGATCGGCGGCCGCCCGGTCGTCGTCACCGGCCTCGCCCTCCAGGCGATCGGCCTCGGCCTCTTCGCCCTGGTCATCGAGCCCGGTGTCTCGTACCCGGCCCAGCTTCCCGGCCTGATCCTCGGCGGTATCGGCATGGCGCTCTACTTCGCCCCCGCTGCCAGTGTGGTCATGTCCAGCGTCCGTCCCGCCGAGCAGGGCATCGCCTCCGGCGCCAACAACGCCCTGCGCGAGGTCGGCGGAGCCCTCGGTGTGGCGGTCCTCGGCGCGGTCTTCGCGGCCCGGGGCGGCTACGAGTCCGCCGACGCCTTCACCGACGGCACAGTCCCGGCACTGTGGATAGGCGCCGGGGCGGTGGCTCTCGCGGCACTGATCGCCCTGCTGATCCCGGGCCGCCGCCGCACGGTCGAAGCAGGTCCCCAGGAGGCGTCCCCGGCCGCCGAGGAGCGCGAGTCCGTCGCCATATGACGGCCGGAGTACGCAGACGGTCCGTGGCCCCGCCCGAGCGGTGGGCCACGGACCGTACCCTTGTCCCCGTGCAGGAACTCCACGACGCTCCCCTCGCCCCCCTGACCACCTTCCGGCTCGGCGGCCCCGCGACGCGCCTCGTCACGGCCACCACCGACGACGAGGTGGTCGCCGTCGTACGCGAGGCGGACGCCGCCGGCACCCCGCTGCTGATCATCGGCGGCGGCAGCAATCTGGTCATCGGGGACAAGGGCTTCGACGGCACCGCGCTCCGTATCGCCACGCGGGGCTTCGAACTCTCCGGTACCAAGCTGGAGTTGGCGGCCGGTGAGGTCTGGACGGACGCGGTCGCCCGCACCGTCGAGGCGGGGCTCGCGGGCATCGAGTGCCTGGCCGGCATCCCCGGTTCGGCCGGTGCGACGCCGATCCAGAACGTCGGCGCGTACGGCCAGGAGGTCTCCAGCACCATCACCGAGGTCGTCGCCTACGACCGCCGCACCGGCGAGACGGTCACCGTCCCGAACGCCGAGTGCGCCTTCTCGTACCGCCACAGCCGCTTCAAGCAGCACCCCGAGCGCTATGTCGTGCTGCGCGTCCGCTTCGAGCTGGAGGACGCGGACGGCCTGTCCGCGCCCCTGAAGTACGCCGAGACGGCCCGCGCCCTCGGCGTCGAGGCCGGCGACCGCGTCCCGGCCGCAGCCGCCCGCGAGACCGTACTCAAGCTGCGTGCAGGCAAGGGCATGGTGCTGGACCCCGAGGACCACGACACCTGGTCCGCCGGGTCCTTCTTCACCAATCCGATCCTCGAGCAGGCCGCGTACGAGTCCTTCCTGGCACGCGTCCACGACCGCCTCGGCCCGGACATCGCGCCGCCCGCCTTCCCGGCGGGGGAGGGGCGCACCAAGACCTCGGCGGCCTGGCTGATCGACAAGGCCGGCTTCACCAAGGGATACGGCACCGGGCCCGCGCGTATCTCCACCAAGCACACGCTGGCCCTCACCAACCGCGGCGAGGCCACCACCGAGGACCTGCTGGCGCTCGCCCGCGAGGTCGTGGCGGGCGTGCGCGAGGCCTTCGGCGTCACGCTGGTCAATGAGCCGGTGACGGTCGGCGTCAGCCTGTGAAGCTGACGGTCGGCGTCAGTCTGTAAGAGTTGCTGGGACCCGCCGGGTTCCAGCGTTGCCCGGGTCCGCCCGGCAGCCGGTTCGTCCTCGATCGCCCCCAGGCCTAGTACGCCACCCCGACTCCCTGCTTCACCGTCGCCGGGTCGTCGACCATCGCCAGCATCGCGTGTGCCACATCCGCCCGGCCGATCATCCTGCCGCGGCGC
This window contains:
- a CDS encoding GyrI-like domain-containing protein — translated: MSEIQPTVVERGEQLYAFVRGAVRMDAFAVIADRLPELIGWLTSRGAEFDGAPFFRFNAIDMDGESEVEAGMPVVSAPEPEGDIGIAVLPAGRYVTVTHTGHPDRLFATITELREWAAREGLEWDMTVVDGVERWACRIESYLTDPRVEPDMSKWEIELAFRLAD
- a CDS encoding SDR family oxidoreductase; translated protein: MRIVIAGGHGQIALRLERLLSARGHEVAGIIRKPEQGADLREAGAEPVLLDLESASVEEVAAVLQGAEAAVFAAGAGPGSGTARKETVDRSAAVLFADAAERAGVRRFIVVSSMGADAQHPGDSEFDVYLRAKGAADDYVRSKSGLEWTILRPGMLTNDAGTGLVQLKASTGPGTVPRDDVAAVLAELVESPATAGLTLELISGSVPVTVAVKDVAGN
- a CDS encoding amidohydrolase family protein; the protein is MPDSQPQPPDGATADTTALLLCSARLTDGRTVDVRLSGGRIEAVGTAGSLTPRSARVDLRGYLLLPAPAEPHAHGDTALTADSPGPVSYETEDVQRRATEAALLQLGHGATALRSHVRIGDVQGLGPLEAVLQARRSLRGLADLTAVAVPRLLTGVAGADGLAMLRDAMKMGAGVVGGCPDADPDPTGYAEAVLEVAAEHGCPVDLHTHGDDPARLARLAAMAGGLRSGVVIGPCAGLARQPRESASRAADQLAAAGVTVVCVPQGGCGAVEHRGNAPVRLLRAAGVRVAAGSGALRDVSNPVGRGDPLEAAYLLASQGRMRSKDAYRAVAGAAREAMGLPEVRVEAGFPAELLAVRGERISGVLSLAYSRIVIHRGRVVARTSAVREYCDSAVAVALELPRQGRPDTGP
- the rpmG gene encoding 50S ribosomal protein L33, which encodes MAATDVRPKITLACVECKERNYITKKNRRNNPDRLEMKKHCPRCNSHTAHRETR
- a CDS encoding MaoC family dehydratase N-terminal domain-containing protein, yielding MALDQSFVGRTYPPTSPYEVGREKIREFAEAVGDANPAYTDQEAAKALGHADVIAPPTFAFAITFKAAEQVIQDPLLGLDYDRVVHGDQKFAYTRPVRAGDRLTVTSTIEAIKSLAGNDIVDIRGEVCDESGEHVVTAWTKLVARAAEEA
- a CDS encoding MaoC family dehydratase, which produces MTAKISYADVEVGTELPAQNFPVTRATLVQYAGASGDFNPIHWNEKFATEVGLPDVIAHGMFTMAEAVRVVTDWVGDPGAVVEYGVRFTRPVIVPNDEQGALIEVTGKVAAKLDDNRVRVDLTAMSAGQKVLGMSRAVVRLA
- a CDS encoding TetR/AcrR family transcriptional regulator, coding for MARMSADERRESVIRAAITEFARGGYNGTSTEAIAKRVGVSQPYLFRLFKNKRELFLAAALRCLEETPKAFADALERRPDSPPLEAMAAAYMELIGDGDKLLMQMQTYVAVASAEAAGDHEFGERIRAAWAEIWDQGQAAFAGDVNETTDFLGCGMLINVLVALGFPEDHRVWAGLDMSDIRASR
- a CDS encoding MFS transporter; translation: MNQQTARRGSAAWALVITSVASFMAALDNLVVTTALPSIRKDLGGALEDLEWTVSAYTLTFAVLLMFGAALGDRFGRRKLFIVGLTIFTGASAAAALAPGIDALIAARAVQGVGAAVMMPLTLTLLTAAVPVARRGAALGIFGAVTGLAVASGPLIGGSLTEHISWQWIFWLNVPIGVALLPLARMRLDESYAPNARLDVPGTLLVSGGLFGIVYALVNGNADGWTSTPILAGLIVGTALLAGFVHHGFNNKNPMLPMRLFRSRAFFGINIASLLMFLGMFGSIFLLSQFLQGVAGYSPTEAGLRMLPWTGMPLIVAPIAGYLSDKIGGRPVVVTGLALQAIGLGLFALVIEPGVSYPAQLPGLILGGIGMALYFAPAASVVMSSVRPAEQGIASGANNALREVGGALGVAVLGAVFAARGGYESADAFTDGTVPALWIGAGAVALAALIALLIPGRRRTVEAGPQEASPAAEERESVAI
- a CDS encoding UDP-N-acetylmuramate dehydrogenase; translation: MTAGVRRRSVAPPERWATDRTLVPVQELHDAPLAPLTTFRLGGPATRLVTATTDDEVVAVVREADAAGTPLLIIGGGSNLVIGDKGFDGTALRIATRGFELSGTKLELAAGEVWTDAVARTVEAGLAGIECLAGIPGSAGATPIQNVGAYGQEVSSTITEVVAYDRRTGETVTVPNAECAFSYRHSRFKQHPERYVVLRVRFELEDADGLSAPLKYAETARALGVEAGDRVPAAAARETVLKLRAGKGMVLDPEDHDTWSAGSFFTNPILEQAAYESFLARVHDRLGPDIAPPAFPAGEGRTKTSAAWLIDKAGFTKGYGTGPARISTKHTLALTNRGEATTEDLLALAREVVAGVREAFGVTLVNEPVTVGVSL